The following coding sequences are from one Actinomycetota bacterium window:
- a CDS encoding GAF domain-containing protein translates to MMSKDSETFRELERELKRFKKLFAEAFDAIIVFGLDGTIVDSNGYASELTGYSRDELLQMDAFGLRPHSERPQVRKILDILIAKGHVRDFSETHFKKKDGTLIPVEINAKVIKVNRRAFILSIARDITERLRIEKELREGKDNLELLNKVALEITSRLDFREILTRVVENAVESMGGNAGAIGFYDEHDGTVSYPYLYNMPRNLEKAIIRRGDGLFTRVIETREPVIIEDYPNHELAVEEFVEAGVKSAALVILESKETVLGVLGVFAVEPESGLLSEGLGLLVGMGRQAAAAVENARLFERVKDSEARLRDQNRNLQILARTALEITSGLEVDKFLPLIVRRAVQLSNADAGAVGFYDEKSDTLTYGHAYRFPGTLSQAAIHSGVGVTGDVIKTKRPSLVNECPPHAASSVEFAGCGVKSLIVVPLLVDERLIGSLLVGNLSEARKFSGNDLTMVEAVGRQAAIAIENSRLFAETEERARRSEAANEISRIISSTLELSEVLQRVINETSNAIGIEAGGIFFYQPDEGRFYGQMGYGPVGERIHDIVEDASKFRFAAEAIKTKEYVLIKDANIDPRVPYNYVQMFGLRSVLVLPLAVKDKVSGVIVLSHTDGEHEFDEDQIAFAESIALQAAIAIENARLFEKSRQSAKEAGLLIEASDTLTSALNINDVLQRLGLVATELTGLKRGSIQFYDPERRGIEFVASIGRPNFAVGTRVSLTEMGDMLASMYAEIRTVVIDDLQTESPLRDFVADLDMKSLLGVPIAQRDEIIGGLFLDNPGASPAFTPSQIRLAEAIAREAALAISNARLYEKIKDAYERERYVADVLQRSFLPGRLPQIPNTELAVYYASASEAAKIGGDFYDFIDISDSLIGLVIGDVSGKGIEAASTTALAKYTMRSFAYQAKYASGVVEMANRVISRDIETGTFITLVYAVYDWNSGRLLISNAGHPHPIHYSGTLRRARQIENFNAAFGILPDLAYTETVERLSEDDFLVFYTDGVIEARHGSEFYGVERLMRAVEVHAYLSAEELVGRVIEEVTFFARGRLTDDIALSILRRKSAK, encoded by the coding sequence ATGATGAGCAAGGATAGCGAGACTTTTAGGGAACTCGAGAGGGAGCTTAAGCGGTTCAAGAAACTCTTCGCGGAGGCTTTCGATGCCATAATCGTCTTCGGGCTCGATGGGACCATCGTCGACTCGAACGGCTACGCGAGCGAGCTTACCGGTTATTCGAGAGACGAACTCCTGCAAATGGACGCGTTTGGGCTGCGCCCGCACTCCGAGCGCCCGCAGGTGCGGAAAATACTCGATATACTCATCGCAAAGGGCCACGTTCGCGATTTCAGCGAAACTCACTTTAAGAAAAAGGACGGGACGTTGATTCCCGTCGAGATCAACGCGAAAGTCATCAAAGTAAACCGCCGCGCTTTTATATTGAGTATCGCCCGCGACATCACCGAGCGACTGCGAATCGAGAAAGAGCTGCGCGAAGGAAAAGACAACCTCGAACTACTCAACAAGGTCGCCCTTGAGATTACTTCACGCCTGGACTTTCGGGAGATTCTAACGCGCGTAGTGGAAAATGCGGTCGAAAGCATGGGCGGAAACGCGGGTGCGATAGGTTTCTACGATGAGCATGACGGCACGGTAAGCTATCCTTACCTCTACAATATGCCGCGAAATCTCGAGAAAGCCATAATAAGAAGGGGTGACGGGCTTTTCACCCGCGTCATCGAGACTAGAGAGCCGGTCATCATAGAGGACTATCCAAACCATGAGTTGGCGGTGGAGGAGTTCGTGGAGGCCGGCGTGAAATCAGCGGCCCTGGTCATATTGGAATCGAAGGAGACGGTCCTTGGAGTGCTCGGCGTCTTCGCCGTCGAGCCGGAGTCGGGGTTGCTCAGCGAAGGATTGGGCCTCTTGGTCGGTATGGGGCGCCAAGCCGCGGCGGCCGTTGAGAACGCGCGCCTCTTCGAGCGGGTAAAGGATTCCGAGGCGCGCCTGCGTGACCAAAATCGCAACCTACAGATACTCGCCAGGACCGCGCTTGAGATAACGTCCGGTCTTGAAGTCGACAAGTTTCTCCCGCTTATCGTCAGGCGCGCCGTGCAGTTGTCCAACGCCGACGCCGGTGCCGTCGGGTTTTACGATGAAAAATCGGATACCCTTACATACGGCCACGCATATCGTTTTCCGGGCACCTTGTCCCAGGCGGCCATACACTCCGGGGTCGGGGTGACCGGGGATGTCATCAAAACGAAACGGCCGTCTCTGGTAAACGAATGCCCGCCGCACGCGGCATCTTCCGTTGAGTTTGCGGGTTGCGGGGTAAAGTCTTTGATTGTCGTACCGCTGCTCGTAGACGAACGGCTGATAGGTTCGCTCTTGGTCGGCAACCTTAGCGAGGCGCGCAAATTTAGCGGCAACGACTTGACGATGGTCGAAGCGGTCGGACGTCAAGCGGCGATAGCCATCGAGAACTCGCGGCTCTTCGCGGAGACCGAGGAGCGGGCGAGGCGCAGCGAGGCCGCGAACGAGATAAGCCGAATCATCAGCTCCACCCTCGAACTCTCCGAAGTCCTCCAACGGGTCATCAATGAGACAAGCAATGCTATCGGCATCGAGGCCGGAGGCATCTTCTTTTACCAGCCTGATGAGGGTAGGTTCTACGGGCAGATGGGCTATGGTCCGGTCGGTGAGCGCATCCATGACATCGTCGAGGACGCGAGCAAGTTTCGCTTCGCCGCCGAGGCGATAAAGACCAAAGAATATGTGTTGATCAAGGACGCCAATATCGACCCGCGGGTTCCCTATAATTATGTTCAGATGTTTGGGCTGCGCTCGGTACTGGTGCTGCCGCTGGCCGTTAAAGACAAGGTGAGCGGGGTTATCGTATTAAGCCATACCGACGGGGAGCATGAATTCGACGAGGACCAGATAGCGTTTGCCGAATCCATCGCATTGCAGGCGGCAATCGCTATCGAAAACGCTCGTCTATTTGAAAAAAGCCGCCAATCGGCCAAGGAGGCGGGCCTGCTTATCGAAGCCAGCGATACGCTCACCTCCGCGCTCAATATCAATGATGTCCTCCAGCGGCTCGGCCTAGTCGCTACCGAGTTGACAGGGTTGAAGCGCGGCAGTATCCAGTTTTACGACCCCGAACGCCGGGGCATCGAATTTGTCGCGAGTATCGGTCGGCCAAATTTCGCGGTGGGGACGCGCGTCTCGCTAACGGAGATGGGCGATATGCTCGCCTCGATGTATGCGGAGATACGAACGGTCGTCATCGATGACCTCCAAACCGAGAGCCCACTCCGGGACTTCGTCGCGGACTTGGATATGAAGTCGCTCCTCGGTGTGCCCATAGCTCAGCGTGATGAAATAATCGGCGGCCTGTTTCTCGATAACCCGGGCGCCTCTCCGGCTTTTACGCCATCGCAAATCAGGCTGGCTGAAGCGATAGCGAGAGAGGCGGCGCTGGCCATATCGAACGCGCGTCTCTACGAGAAGATAAAGGACGCCTATGAGCGCGAGAGATACGTAGCCGATGTCCTGCAGCGCAGTTTCTTGCCGGGGCGCTTGCCGCAAATACCCAACACCGAACTGGCGGTCTACTATGCGTCGGCGAGCGAGGCCGCTAAAATCGGCGGAGATTTCTACGATTTCATCGACATCTCGGACAGTCTTATCGGACTGGTCATCGGTGATGTCAGCGGCAAAGGTATCGAAGCCGCCTCTACTACCGCGCTCGCAAAATATACGATGCGCTCGTTCGCCTACCAAGCCAAATATGCCTCAGGCGTCGTCGAGATGGCTAACCGGGTCATATCGCGAGACATCGAGACCGGCACTTTTATCACCCTTGTTTACGCGGTTTACGATTGGAACAGCGGTCGCTTGTTAATCTCCAACGCCGGACATCCTCATCCCATACATTATTCGGGAACGCTCCGTCGGGCGCGCCAGATAGAAAATTTCAACGCGGCGTTCGGCATTTTACCGGACTTGGCCTATACCGAGACGGTCGAGAGGTTGAGCGAGGACGACTTCCTCGTCTTCTACACCGACGGGGTAATCGAGGCGCGGCACGGCTCGGAGTTCTACGGCGTAGAGCGCCTGATGCGCGCAGTAGAGGTTCACGCGTACCTCTCCGCCGAAGAGTTGGTCGGACGCGTGATAGAGGAGGTCACGTTCTTCGCGCGCGGCCGCCTCACCGACGATATCGCCCTGAGTATACTCAGAAGAAAGTCGGCTAAGTAG
- the larB gene encoding nickel pincer cofactor biosynthesis protein LarB: MHDNNIKRLLNDMKSGQIDVDEAYAKLRDLPFTELGFAKVDNHRALRKGFPEVIYCEGKTAEQVEAIAATILERGSALLATRAGRGAYDAVRGICSDAVYHEAARVIAVDRRPQEAPVGFVAILSAGTADLPIAEEAAITAEMLGARVERVFDVGVAGLHRLLAFYQTIVSAKVIVVVAGMDGALPSVVGGLVSCPVVAVPTSIGYGAHFGGLAPLLTMLNSCATGVAVVNIDNGFGAGYMAALINQIGEDER; this comes from the coding sequence ATGCATGACAATAATATAAAGCGGTTGTTGAACGATATGAAGAGCGGCCAAATCGATGTCGATGAGGCTTACGCCAAACTAAGGGATTTGCCCTTCACGGAGCTGGGGTTCGCTAAGGTCGATAACCACCGCGCGCTGCGAAAGGGATTCCCGGAGGTCATATACTGCGAAGGAAAGACCGCGGAACAGGTAGAGGCTATCGCCGCTACTATCCTTGAGCGGGGAAGCGCGCTTTTGGCGACCCGAGCCGGGCGCGGCGCATACGATGCCGTCAGAGGCATCTGCTCCGACGCCGTCTATCACGAGGCGGCCCGGGTTATCGCGGTCGACCGCCGCCCCCAAGAGGCGCCCGTCGGCTTCGTGGCGATCCTGAGCGCCGGTACGGCGGATCTTCCCATTGCCGAAGAAGCCGCGATAACCGCTGAGATGCTCGGCGCGCGCGTCGAACGCGTCTTCGATGTGGGTGTCGCGGGTCTCCACCGCCTCTTGGCCTTTTACCAGACAATTGTCTCCGCCAAGGTTATTGTGGTCGTCGCCGGTATGGACGGCGCGTTGCCGAGCGTCGTCGGAGGCCTCGTATCTTGTCCGGTCGTAGCGGTTCCCACCAGCATCGGTTACGGGGCGCACTTTGGCGGACTCGCCCCGCTGCTGACGATGCTCAACTCATGCGCCACCGGTGTCGCGGTCGTCAATATCGACAACGGCTTCGGCGCGGGGTATATGGCCGCGCTCATAAACCAAATCGGCGAAGACGAAAGATAG
- a CDS encoding Ppx/GppA family phosphatase, producing the protein MKAAVIDIGTNTVRLLIAEEGADGKWLDVVREVEIARLGEGVEQSREINPRAMERTVAILEGYRDLMLKHGVRKVRAVSTSAMRDARNADDFIAMVERRLGLQIEVISGEEEGRLTFAGAASESAVAPGGMTLVVDVGGGSTEYIRGAGGGVLDAVSIDIGAVRLTELFFKSDPPTDTEFAAARAMIGERTRDLFERIVAAKPNALVAVAGTATQLAAVLYSVEPYDSARIHGSRITRGQLQALVAQLASLDLDARKALTGMDPKRADVIIAGALILDETLERLDFAEMVVSEHDILDGLIRALGDGSTS; encoded by the coding sequence ATGAAAGCGGCGGTCATCGATATCGGTACCAATACGGTGCGGCTTCTAATCGCCGAGGAGGGCGCCGACGGCAAATGGCTCGATGTCGTGCGCGAAGTCGAGATAGCGCGACTCGGCGAAGGGGTCGAGCAGAGCCGGGAGATAAACCCGCGGGCGATGGAGCGCACGGTTGCCATACTCGAGGGCTACCGGGATTTAATGCTCAAACACGGCGTGCGCAAGGTGCGCGCGGTGTCGACGAGCGCGATGCGCGACGCCCGCAACGCGGACGATTTTATCGCCATGGTCGAGCGCCGGCTCGGGCTCCAAATCGAGGTCATCTCAGGAGAAGAAGAGGGGAGGCTCACCTTCGCGGGCGCCGCGTCGGAGTCGGCCGTCGCGCCCGGCGGCATGACCCTCGTCGTCGATGTAGGCGGCGGGAGCACCGAGTATATCCGGGGGGCCGGCGGCGGTGTTCTCGATGCGGTCAGCATCGATATCGGCGCGGTCCGCCTTACGGAACTCTTTTTCAAATCCGACCCACCGACCGATACCGAGTTCGCGGCGGCGCGCGCGATGATAGGGGAACGGACGCGCGATCTCTTCGAGCGCATAGTCGCGGCAAAGCCAAACGCTCTGGTGGCCGTAGCCGGAACCGCCACCCAGTTAGCCGCTGTTCTATATAGCGTTGAGCCCTACGACTCGGCGCGAATCCACGGCTCGAGAATCACGCGCGGTCAGCTGCAAGCATTGGTCGCACAGCTAGCGTCGCTCGACCTCGACGCCCGCAAAGCGCTGACCGGCATGGACCCCAAGCGCGCCGACGTCATAATCGCCGGAGCCCTCATCCTCGACGAGACGCTTGAGAGACTTGATTTTGCCGAGATGGTCGTTAGCGAGCACGACATCCTGGATGGCCTGATTCGCGCGCTTGGCGACGGGTCGACTTCGTAA
- a CDS encoding DUF501 domain-containing protein, whose translation MKEKIAEDDRVIIETQIKRKPRRLRRVAARCDFGCPEVVETEPFLSDGTPFPTLYWLTCPMKVKAVARLEASGWAAGFIDRLSRDTELRAHLNQAQREYGEARKCGVRDTAHPVYDKGIGGVRDLDAIKCLHAHFAHYLVSGSNPVGKLVAENLGAGACDARCDGK comes from the coding sequence GTGAAAGAGAAGATAGCCGAGGATGATAGAGTAATCATCGAGACGCAAATCAAGCGCAAGCCTCGCCGACTAAGGCGCGTGGCTGCTCGCTGTGATTTCGGTTGTCCCGAAGTTGTCGAAACGGAACCGTTTTTGAGCGATGGAACGCCCTTTCCAACCCTTTATTGGCTTACTTGTCCGATGAAAGTCAAGGCCGTAGCGCGACTTGAAGCTAGCGGCTGGGCGGCCGGGTTTATCGACAGGCTCTCCCGCGATACGGAGTTACGGGCCCATCTCAACCAGGCCCAACGGGAGTACGGAGAGGCCCGCAAGTGCGGCGTACGCGATACGGCCCATCCCGTATACGACAAGGGCATCGGCGGCGTGCGAGACCTCGACGCCATCAAGTGCCTTCACGCGCACTTCGCGCACTATCTCGTGTCCGGGTCTAATCCCGTCGGCAAGCTGGTGGCGGAGAATCTCGGAGCCGGGGCGTGCGACGCGCGCTGTGACGGCAAATGA